From the genome of Mobula birostris isolate sMobBir1 unplaced genomic scaffold, sMobBir1.hap1 scaffold_2445, whole genome shotgun sequence:
gaaggaaagcctctTTCTTTTGAGGAAGGAGAAcagctccttcatcctggaatgaaaagcttcatcctgagagcagatgcagcagagatagaggaattgagagaagaggatggcattttcacaagtaacagggtggaacGAGGTAAAGTCCAGCTAGATGTGGGGAATCACTGggtttatattaaaaaaacagtAGATAAACTGcctccagaaatagagacagtgagattgagaaagggaaggaaggtcaGAAATGCACCAGTTAAATTTCAGGGCagtgtggaagttggaggcaaagttgatgaaattgaccaaTTTTgcttgggtgcaggaagcagcaccaacgcaGTCATCATTGTAGCACAGGAAAAGTTGGGGAATGAGTGCCAGTGTAGAACATAAACTattccacgtagccaacaaacaggcaggcatagttgGGACCCATGCGGGTGtcatggctaccccttttgtttgaaggaagtgggaggagtcaaagagcaaaattattgagagtgaagaCAAGTCCCAGCAGATAGAGAAGAGcagtggtggaggggagctggttgagcctttgaggccttcctggtgggggatggagatgTATAGAGACTGAATGTCCTCAGTGGAAACAAGATGATTGgagccagggaacctgaaatcattgaacAAATCAAGAGcttgtgaagtgtcatggatgcagataggaagggggtgggggaggggtaagACTGAGTCAAGGTACGTAGATATCAGTTTGGTGGGgtaggaacaagcagaaacaatgcgTCTCTCTGGAGAGGCAAGGttgtggatcttgagtaggaggtagaaacgtgATGTAGGGAGTGAGAGAACTAAGAGTTggtggccataagaccataagacataggagcagaattaggccattcagcccatcaagtctgctccgccattccatcatgggtgatctcagatcccactcaacctcatatggtgccttctcaccatatcctttgatgccctgaccaatcagtaaacgatcaacttccgccttaaatatacccatggacttaaccaccaccacagtctgtggcggagcattcaacagattcactaccctctggccaaAAAttgcctccttacctctgttccaaattgttgcctctcaattttgaggctgttcctcCTAGTTCTAGATACCTCGTTCATaggaaacataataataataatcattactttattgatcctgagtggaaAATCTATTCattacagcaacattttaaaatatACTTAGCAGTGTGAAgatttaactaataataaagtatcAAAATCAGGTCTCTGTTCGCTCAGATAAACTTGATGCCCGGTGTGGTAGCACTATGGTCTGGGAAATGCATGTGAAGCCAGGTCTCAGTTTTTCACAAAACACTACACTCCCGGTATTCCCTCTGGGTCTGAATCAGTGCCAAGCTCGACCATCTTATTTCCCAAGGTCCTCACATTTCTCATGATGATAGGTTTATATTTCCTCTTTAGTCTTGACCTTCGCTCCAGCCCTGCAACCTCAGCGTCACCTCCTAAGCTCCTGCAGGATCTCAGGCCACACTCTGGGAGTAGCGTTAGTCTGCAGAGCTCAATCAGCTGGTCTCTGGAATAAACACACTCTTCGCTCAAGCTTCAGTCCAAACACAAGGTAGCCATCACAAACAGTCCAGGCATTAAATAATCCAAATGACACACAAGAAAATATAAGTATGACATAAAATAATATGATAAATGGCAAAACACGGGACCCACtgcaacaagctgccagtggcGTTGCGCTATCTtgccatcttctccacattcaccctatctagtccattcaacacttggtaggtttcaatgagctccccatgcattcttctaaattccagtgagtacaggcccaaagctgcaaaacactcctcacatgttaaccccttcattactGGGCATTAACcccttgtgaacttcctccagactctctccaatgacaacatatcctttctgagataaggggcctaaaactgatGTCAATCAGTGCGATCTGACTAGtcccttataaaggctcagcattatctccttgtttttcaTATTCTATTTccttgaagtaaatgccaacattacattcgccttctttaccacagactcaacttgtaaattaaccttctggaagtcttgcacgaggacgcCTAAGCCTCTCTGTACCTCTGATGCTTGAAGCCTCTTCCCAGTTAGATAATAGTTTACACTATTTTTCCTttaaccaaaatacattatcatacatttcccaacactgtattccatccgccactttttgcccattcttccaatttgtaaacacaaaataataatatgGTTCCGCCTCcatctactacccattgttttcccctattccttcttcaccttccctgcttcccctcctccacctcttcatctttccccttattggtttttcacctggaacctaccagccttctccttcccaccctccccccaccttctttatagggcctctgccccttccctcttcagtcctgacgaagggttccggcccgaaaccttgactgatcatttccacggatgctgcccaactgctgagttcttccagcgtgttgtgagtgtcacttctaatttgtctaagccctgttgcaatcccattgcttcctcagcactaccacttccctcttcagccctgatgaagggttccggcccgaaaaagCAGGGTTTGAAGCAGGGTTTGATAGGTTATCAATTAGTAATGGCGTCAATGATTactggaggaggcaggagaatggagttgagagggataaaaatcTGAACCTCTGCCATCTTCCTGCACTTGACCCATGTccttctcttcttgctactaggTCCAGAagtcttgggtcccacactgccaggttcaggagcagttgttgCTCTGCAGACCATCAGTCTCCAGCAGCGGCTTCACCcatctcagtgctgaactgaatgggcagctgtggactcattttcagggactctgcagacCATGCTGTGTATTATCTGTTTATTCCTTTTTGACCATTTCCATTTCCATGATATGTCCTCTTTTTCAcgttggatgtttgtcagtcttatgTGTGTTTTCATGGTCTCTATCGCATCTCTTTATGTTATGGGCCCTTGCAAGAAAATAAttctcaaggttgcatatggaatacattctctgataataaatttgaacttggagAATAACTGGAGGTCATGACAATTTGTAGACTATCAGTCTGGGGACTATTGAGTAGTAGCTCtcaggaaggggtgggggggaagaggaaAAACAAAAAGAGGTAaaaattcacaccaccaggttcaggaacagttattactcctcaactgtcagtctcctgaacctggggagttaacttcactcaatttcacacttcactcaccccatcactgaactgttcccacacacTATCCTCAGGAACTCTTCATTTCAGTTTCTCTTGCGTACTAATAATTCTATAATATTTAGTAATATTGTATACATACAATATATAGGTTGATaaaacattcttgttcatttaaatcattaattacaggttatatgtaaaactaCGTGAATTacatatgtcatcatgctacTGCATGATACATGTATGGCTCAACTAAAGTAAAGACAGACTTCAgattcccatgtcttcctttgaattaatttaatgttttgaagttacaaaacataatattgGCAACTAGGCATTTTTTAAAACAAGGACAAGATGGCTATCAACCTGTTCCAAGCACAGCAAGAcattcaatttttttaaaaaagcatagcGAGGAACGATGAAACAGAGTAACGTGTAGAGAAGTTGAGTTAAAAATGCTGCAAATGGAAGAATTCAGAGTTCATAAAGAGTGAGCACCGGGTGACaataatcattttttaaaaatcagaaatggctggctacatcagaaagattgacgagtttgattacacaacagataattGGCTCACACATACTGAGTTATTGAAAcattattttgaagcaaatgaaatagccagtgAGATGTACTAACTTACattaggtttaaaggcatacagcttgcactgaagtttgactgctccaaccaaactatCAGAAATAAGCTTTGCTATTATAAAAGTGACAAGAACACTTAGAGCCAAAGCCTTTGCTGAGTGCAGAACGCTTtaagtttcataagcagaatcaacaGGAAGGGGAGTCATTTCagcgtatgtggctgaattgaagagactgTTAGCTTGGTAATGCTCTTGATGATGCATTAGgtgattgtttagtttgtggaatcccaCAAGAAAGCAttgaaaaaatggctcctaactgaagcagagCTTACATCTAAAAGAGCAGTGGAGACCACCGTTTCAATGGAAATCGCAGAGACACaagtgagttgcagtcaggaatgaaagcaaGTGTGAATAAAATTGCAGTGTTTAAAACAGAATCCAGCCTGGCTGAACGTTATGGCAGGGATtcacatacaccaaacaaatgcagatttaaaggcaaaatttgcagaagatgcaacaaagaaggacacatacaaagagcatgttgggcaaatataaatggactgctcagggaagagaaaatgctgaaaaattcaagttgtagtttcaaaaagagcactaatcagcACACTGCTGATGAAAACTCTGATAAGAGTGTGTAGGTCTGTGTAAGATGCACAGTATGAatattaacaatagacaagcaatatggcttaattaattaaaatggaattagactcTGGTtcaactgtttcagtcattccacaaaattaatttaaacatttcaaagataccaaaCTGAAGCCTTCAGATAGCCAACTAAGAACTTaccctggagaaaagataactcctgtgggaatgacatccaTAACAGTGAAAAAGAACAAACAACAAGCCACaccgactatacttcattaggagtttgaagagatttggtatgtcaacagatacactcaaaaacctccatagatataccgtggagaacattctgacaggctgcatcactgtctagtatggaggggctactgcacaggactgaaagaagctgcagaaggttgtaaatctagtctgctctgtcttgggtactagcctacaaagcacccaggacatcttcaaggagtggtgtctcagaaaggcagcgtccattattaaggacctccaggacCCAGggcatgttcttttctcactgttaacatcaggaaggaggtacagaggcctgaaggcacacactcagcaattcaggaacagcttcttcccctttgccatctgtttcctaaacggacattgaaccttgaaaactacctcacttttttaaatatacaattatttctggtttttgcacaattttttaaaatatctgtatactgtaaattgatttacttatctatttattattttttcttcttcttctatattacgtagtgcattgaactgctgctgctaagttaccgaatttcacgacacatcggtaataataaacctgattctgattctgatcctgacattgagcttgtatgtggtataaACAGGatgaccagcattgtggggatgcagttggctgagacaactacaacttgattgaagatccatcacaatttgcatgccacgtcccctgcaatgaagccataTGAAAGCAAATTATGGAAGATACTGAATGAGGCCACAACTGTTTCCATGCTGAACAGAGGACAAACcggtgttggtgccaacctctgtcccactggttggaaagcatattagaTCAAATGCTGCTCAGATGAAGggtgaaagtgacaaaagcagaGGTCTGACTATAACAGGTTTCATAGGCAACATACCTGAGAAAATTTCTGATATGTTAACCATGCAGTTACTTATGAAATATggtttggttttaagctggatgACAGTTCGAAGCATTCagtttttgtgagtataaagatcCAGAAGCTGTGCTTGCATTAGGTTGTTGCATGAGCTTCAAGTGGAAGAATAAAAATTGTTTGTAAAAgtggatgcaaagaccaaagccctgCTGGTTGAATGGAAAGCCAaaaagagtcaatggagatactaacacagaggattcatcagatgacgttgtggatgaggaaccaagaggagagatcagattgtaaagggaacaatagaaggattaataagagaatactccagtgaaataAATACAGGtacaccttcccaagatcaagatacacaaactagaagaaaaagTAGGGAAGAGATAGAAAGAATATGAACAAGCAAGAATggtgtgaaagagagaaggaacacaagaaagaaaaacagagatCGGAGTAGATTAGAGAGAAAGAGGAAAGGTGCCcaaagctgtcagaaccacttcctacagGCTAAGAATTAATTCCTGCAACCATCGTGGAGAAGCCCCTAGAACCTGATATTGTTTTcaaagccacaagtctcacctgccaagcagagagaTCACATTATACCTCCAGTAAAAAAAGCCTTCACAATGATTAAATCTTTTggcttgaatgggacaatttaaaatttactatggtAGTTGTGTTATACAACATACTGTGTTTATAGTTGAGATGcactctatattgagttggagtttatagccaagcagggaggaatgttgtgtattttatatttcagtaatatttgagttgcCTTGTAGATATGCATATATAAGcatttttgtttaaataattacaggttatatgtacaaCAGCATTACTTGCACAAGTCATCATGTTAGCACATGACCTGTGTGCACCCCACTTAAAGACAAAGTCAGAGCCACATTTCAGATTCCCATGAATGAAttaaatgttttgaagttacaaaacataacattctcgatacttattatttattatattattattttattctctttctttttgtatttgcacagactgttgtcttttgcccactggttgtctgccatgttgtgtggtctctcattgattctattgtgtttcttgtatttactgtgaaagcccacaagaaaacaaatctctggGTTGCACATGGTGGTATGTATgtactttcttaatttgctttgaactttaacGAATTAGGGTGCGCAGGGTCAGGATAAGTCTGATGGTCAGCAGGAAAAGTGCCCGACTCTGCACTCTGAAaggtataaaaattaaattagacAGATACACAAGCAAAGTTTAGCTAAAATCTAATTTAATGTCTTATTAGTTTGAACAATAAATCTCTACAAAAAATATATACAAGAAGCACATTCCAGGGATATTGTGTTTCATAAAATTACATTTCAAATTCAGAAATAAGCTGGCAGGCACAAAATGGTATTTATAATTCAGAAACTAAACCTCTCACCGCCAAACACCAGGCAGCCTGAATCCCATCAAGAGGGAACATAATTATCACAGGTCCtcgcttggggggggggggggggggggcggtgtcaaAGAGCAGAACGCACAGAATATTCACAGGAACTCTGCAGCTTTCTAAGCCAGGCACCACAGGCAAGGCTCACAGGAACTTTAACACAGACCCCAGGCACCTGGCCTTGTGATTTGGTGGGGAGGTGAGGGATTAGGGATGGAAGGGAGTTAACGGGAGACAGGGTTGACAGATCATGAGCAGCGGATTGAGCAGTGGAGGAAAGGGTTCGCGGCATATGGTGGCGGGGCCAAAGTACTCGATCTGCAGCTCAGCTCCCGATCTCTCAAGGTCAGTCACAGGCCCAGTTCATCTCTCCTCACCATCGGTCATGGGGGGGAGCCCAGTGGCCAGGGTGGGGAGAGTCATTTGGACCCGTTTCCTCCGCACGCTGCCTCTTGAAGCGCAGCTTAGGTGGCATGCAGGGTGAGGGCGAAGGAGAGCACTGCTTCCTGGGCTGGTCACTCGGGAGCAGATCCGCAGCAGGCACCAGGTCCACCGGCCGCTCCGTCCCTTGGGCCCTGCGGCCTGGCGGTGGAGGCTGAAGCTGGAATCCAGCCACGGGCTCTTCTGCCGGGGTGGGCCTTGCAGAGACCGGCCCCGGCGAGCCAGGCAGACGGCGAAGGCTGGGCTGAAAGGCGGGTACGACCTGCAGGCCACCCCGGAGGTAGAGGAAGGTCTCCTCAGGGCTGAAGGTGAAGTGATGGCCAACTGCCAGGGGCGAGATGGGCCCCTGCCGTGGGTGATGAGGGAGCGGAGAAAAGGGGCTGGCGGACTCTGGGCACAGCAGTGGAGACACGAAGGGATAGGTGGCGGCTGCCCCTGCTAGCTCCTCGGGTGTCCCTGCACTGCCATCAGACACTGAACCGCGGGTCGTTCGCGGAGCCCCCGGAGACAGGGGTACCAGCGTTCCGTGCAAGGGGTAGGCTGACGGGATGGGGGGAGCACTGCGAGGCATGATCGCACCTATGGagaagagggggtgggggaggaagaaaagacaaaggaaatattAGAAACGCACCATCTGGTTCTGCAGAACTACAGAGCACCCAGAACCCACAAGCAGGTGAGATCCCACAAGTCAGGCTTGGCCCCTACCACCCTCCCTCCAATCACAGCAGTTTCTCCCCTTCACTCTCAGCACCCTCCTCCACCACTCTCCTCTCAAAGCCCATCCTCCCACCTTCATCTCCTTCCACTCTCAactccacccctcctcctctcaaaacccctcctcccaccttcatcCCCTTCCACTCTCaattccacccctccctccatcaccTCTTCAATCTCAATGCACCTCcactctccttcccaccttccacacagctccctctctcccccttggcACCTTCCCtacctctccacccctccctcgaATGTCATCCTACGTCTGTTCCTTTACTTCTTGCACCCCTCCCCCTCTAGCACCATCTTCATGACTCTCCTCCATCCCTCCTACACTTGCACCATTCCTGGCAACCCTCTCCCAAATCTTCCACTCTTGTCAACCCCTCTGCACCCCACTGCCTTTTCCCACTTCCCCCACCCGTACCTCGCACACTCCTCACGCccacctctctcctcctccaaccTACATCTCCTCCTTCCTGCTTCCTCTAACGTCTCCCCTTCATTCTCTGCGcactcttatttatttatttgatacagcgtggaacaggcccttccagcccaacaagcctccaccacccagcaacccacctatttaacccaaacctaatcacaggacaaactacaaccaccaattaacctactaaaggGTCTGCcattggcctgtgggaggaaactggagcatctggaggaaacccagatgAATACTGGAAGGTACGCACAAAGTTGCTTACAGCGGACTCCAGCACCCTGAGTTAACACAGAATGTTACCGTGACTCCCACAAACCATCAGCCCAACTTCCATTCCACTAGGGCATCTGCTTCCCCACAAACCATCAGCCCAACTTCCATTCCACTAGGGCATCTGCTTCCCCACAAACCATCAGCCCAACTTCCATTCCACTAGGGCATCTGCTTCCCCACAAACCATCAGCCCAACTTCCATTCCACTAGGGCATCTGCTTCCCCACAAACCATCAGCCCAACTTCCATTCCACTAGGGCATCTGTTTCCCCATAAACCTGAACCCAAACCACGAAACAGGATTTCAGCGGTCTTTACAGGACTCACCGCCATCTCGTAACCCTGCAAGGGTCTGGCTGACCATCACCAGGGTACTCAAGTTGAATTTGTAGGTAAACCTCTTGCCCTTGGTCTTGTTAAGGATCTGCTTGCCATAGTAATACCTGGTAGAGAGGGCATACCGGGAGTGAGCGAGAAGCAGAGACACAAAGAGAGGAGTGCCGAGATGAGAGTATGTAACAGAACAGAAGGAGGGGTGGGGAGacagagggggaatgtcacagaagagCAAGAGAGGTGGGGGCAGCGAGGGAATGTTACAGAACAGAGGTGGGGaaagagggggaatgtcacagaagagacagagaggtggggagaaagggggaatgtcacagaacagagaggtggagagagggggaatgtcacagaacagagagagaggtggagagagggggaacgtcacagaacagagagaggtgggagagagtggaaatgtcacagaacagagaggtgaggaaagagggggaatgtcacagaacagagaggtggggagagggggaatgtcacagaacagagaggtgaggaaagaggggaaatgtcacagaacagagaggtgaggaaagaggggaaatgtcacagaacagagaggtggggagagggggaatgtcacagaacagacagaggtgggagagagtgggaatgtcacagaacagagaggtgaggaaagagggggaatgtcacagaacagagaggtggggagagggggaatgtcacagaacagagaggtgaggaaagaggggaaatgtcacagaacagagaggtgaggaaagaggggaaatgtcacagaacagagaggtggggagagggggaatgtcacagaacagacagaggtgggagagagtgggaatgtcacagaacagacagaggtgggagagagggggaatgtcacagaacagacagaggtgggagagagggggaatgtcacagaacagagaggtggggagtgagggaatgtcacagaacagagaggtggggagaggaggaatgtcacggaacagagagagaagtggggagagagggggaatctcacagaacagagagagggggaatgtcacagaaccgggggggggggggggagggaatgtcacagaacagagggggGGAACTCCACAGAACAGATTCGAGGGACATCACAGAACGGGGTGGGGAATGTCACGGAACAGAGGGGGGAAACTCCACAGAACAGATTGGAGGGACGTCACAGAACAGGGGGGAACATTACAGAAgggggggaacgtcacagaacgggGGGGAAGGAACAGAACAGAGAAGGGGGGAACATCACAGAACAGAAGGGagggatgtcacagaacagaaggatgggatgtcacagaacagaagggaGGGATGTCACAGAACATAGGTtaggaatgtcacagaacataggttaggaatgtcacagaacgggggtgggggggagtcacAGAACAGACGGGTGGGGAAGTCGCAGAACAAACGGAGGGGCGCAACGTCACAGAACAGACAGAGAGGCAGAACGTCACCCAACAgacaggggtgggggggaatgtcgcaggacagaggagggggggaatgtcgcaggacagaggagggggggaatgtcgcaggacagaggagggggggaatgtcgcaggacagaggaggggggggaatgtcacaggacagaggagggggggatgtcacaggacagaggagggggggaatgtcacaggacagaggagggggggaatgtcacaggacagaggagggggggaatgtcacaggacagagagggggggaatgtcacagaacagagaggtggggagagggggaatgtcacagaacagacagaggtgggagagagtgggaatgtcacagaacagaaaggtgaggaaagagggggaatgtcacagaacagagaggtggggagaggagcAATGTCACGGAACagagagagaagtggggagagagggggaatctcacagaacagagagaggggtggggagagagggggaatgtcacagaaccgggggggggggagagagggaatgtcacagaacagagggggGGGAACTCCACAGAACAGATTGGAGAGACGTCACAGAACTGGGTGGGGAATGTCACGGAACAGAGGAGGGAAACTCCACAGAACAGATTGGAGGGACGACACAGAATGGGAGGGGGGGACTTCACAGAATGGGGAGCAGACGTCACAGAAGGGGGGGGACACGTCACAGAacggggggaatgtcacagaacggGGGGGAATGTCAAGAACGGGGGGGAATGTCAAGAAcggggggaacgtcacagaacgggggggaacgtcacagaacggggggaacgtcacagaacggggggaacgtcacagaacaaagaggggaACGTCACAGATCAgagagggggaacgtcacagatcAGAGGGGGAGAAGTCACAGATCAGAGGGGGAGAAGTCACAGATCAGAGGGGGAGAAGTCACAGAACGGAGGGAGTCACAGAAAAGAGAGATGGGGAAGGCACAGAACGGGGGGGGAAGGCACAGaacagagggagggggaaggaacagAACAGAGAaggggggaacgtcacagaacagaagggagggatgtcacagaacagaagggagggatgtcacagaacagaagggagggatgtcacagaacagaagggGGAAATGTCACAGAACATAGGTtaggaatgtcacagaacatagGTTAGGAATGTCacagaccgggggggggggggggggtcacagaaCAGACGGGTGGGGAAGTCACAGAACAAACGGAGGGGTGCAACGTCACAGAACAGAGAGGCAGAACGTCACCGAACAGacaggggtggggagagaggtggaATATCACAGAACAGACGGAGGGCTGCAACCTCGCGGAACGGAGAAGGGGGCGGAACGTTGCGGAATGGAGGGGGCGCGGGACGTCGCAGAAGAGGGGGGACGTCACAGAACAGGTggggggaacgtcagaacgggggggcaacatcagaacgggggggaacatcacagaacagaggaaggggaacgtcacagaacagaggagggggaatgtcacagaacggGGGGGGAACGTCCCAGAACGAGGGGGGGGAacgtcgcagaacagaggagggggaacgACGCAGAACGGATGGGGGAACGACGCAGAACAGGTGGGGGAACGACGCAGAACGGGTGGGGGAACGACGCAGAACGGGTGGG
Proteins encoded in this window:
- the LOC140192753 gene encoding ETS translocation variant 3-like produces the protein YYYGKQILNKTKGKRFTYKFNLSTLVMVSQTLAGLRDGGAIMPRSAPPIPSAYPLHGTLVPLSPGAPRTTRGSVSDGSAGTPEELAGAAATYPFVSPLLCPESASPFSPLPHHPRQGPISPLAVGHHFTFSPEETFLYLRGGLQVVPAFQPSLRRLPGSPGPVSARPTPAEEPVAGFQLQPPPPGRRAQGTERPVDLVPAADLLPSDQPRKQCSPSPSPCMPPKLRFKRQRAEETGPNDSPHPGHWAPPHDRW